The sequence below is a genomic window from Gossypium hirsutum isolate 1008001.06 chromosome A11, Gossypium_hirsutum_v2.1, whole genome shotgun sequence.
ATTGTGGTCATAATCACATTGTTTATAATGATTTTGTTGGGGCCTGACTTGGTAGTTCACGTTGGTCGATTGGTGTTGAGGAGGCAGCTTAATGATGTTGTAGttgaatgttttttaaaaaataaaataaaattaggggTTTTGAAAGCATGGAGCTTTATTGGGTAGAGACATagtttttgttttcttccaacAAATGGAACCAATTGTTGATACAAGATTTAGGCTTGGTGGTTGAAGGTGGTTCACACCATAATTTCGAGAGCCATTAAGAGAAACATGAAAGGTTTAGAATGAGGTTTTGAAGATGGTTTTATTATTGAACTAGGGAGAAAAGACTTGTCTTCTTTTAATGATGATGTTTTTTACTTTAGTGttgtttttttaattcaatataaactaaactcttttttttctagaacaatgatgaatcttatttcttagttaatcaatttattttcttttcagttGTTTTAATccttgttaattatttatttagtctTGTGCTTATTTAATCTATTTGTCTATTCACCAAATTGTATTAATTTGATTACCTTGACTTGTCTTGGAAGAGAAAGTTAGAGTTGAGATCTAGAATTAATAGATTAGGATTAACTTTAGTAGTGATGAAAAACGAATTAATTTGTGGCTACGATAGGAATATACATGATGCCATTATTAACCTAATAGATTTGTTTTTAGTGACTTCACCCAACTTGTGGGGAAGGGGATTAAGTAAGATAGGTACTAGAAGGGTATTGTTAATGCAATTGAATCATTGATTAGTAATTACGTAGATTGAAGAATTGGATGAGAGATAATTGATTAATTCGATTAGATGAAATAAGAGTTCTAAGTCTCTAAAACTAATTGAAGAACTTgcttagtttaattttagtagtaattaaattttattttattaacctagattagataaaattgaataatatacTTAAGTATCTTAGaatttaattatcataaaaaCATTATtcttttatcactttattttttCATCCACATGCATTCGTGTTACAAATTTCCCTCTTCGCTCCATTGAATAGTTGTTCTACTCCATAGTGGAGTAATGAAGCCCCGTGAAAATACGATGAGATGTGACTAGATCTACTTAGGATGAGATTTACTATCCTATAAATAATTGGTGGCAACATCTGTAATAAATGTGACAAGAAGAATGCGGTTTTCGGTAACATATTGTGGCGGTTGGACAAACTTTTGATTTCTTTTGGCCAAGTACTTTGGGTATATATGTTTGGGTTTCAAATGTAGCCTTCTATTTCTATATGATCGCCAAGAATTCAAGACAAGATGAAAATGGAGGCCAAAATGAACAGTGTTGCTTGACTGACAGTGCTTCTACCAGTACGAGGATGCAATGGTCAAACAAAAACGAAGTGTACATCCCAATAAGGAGCAGTACTACAAGTACCCAGGGCTATTTTGGACTGGGTCGTAAAACCCCCACAGTCACACATACAAAAGGGCAGGGTAAAGAAAAATTAGTCCCAGAAGCATGGACGATTACTTTACTTGATAACCATTTCAAGAAGAAGGGTTCCTCCATAATCTCTCTCATATTTCATCATTTCTACTCGGAATTTCCTCGGTCGTTAGTAGGTCCCCTACAGTACTCTCTATTCTATGACTATGATAGATTCCACGTCAAATTTCTTTCACATTTTCAGCGTTAGGGTTTTAGTTTTAAGATTCTAGCATCGCTTTTCCATGCCAATTTAATACATCTCTCCCTgcgttttttttttggtttgaattttcttgattttAAAGCATTTTGTGACTTTGACTCGCTTTTGGCTACCAGCATTTCTTGTTTTACTATGAGGTCACTAGAAATTCTGTTTTATAGTTTCTTAATTGCTTTAATTTTAGAGAATGTTTTGTGTATGGTTGATTGTAGGGTTTTGGTTGTAGATTTTGTAGATGGCAAGCCGGGTTACTCGCTCAAGGAGACAACAGCAACCATCTCAACAGCAGGAACAGCATCCGAGAGTTCGATGGACGACGTTCCTCACTAAGACACTTGCTGACCTGTTGGTTGAACAGGTTCACGGAGGGAACAGGCACAACAATTCTTTCAACAAGAGAGCTTGGAAGTCCATGTGTGATGAGTTCTATGAGAAAACTAGTTTGAAATGGGACAAGGAGCAATTAAAGAACCGATATGGGGTTTTGAGGAGGCAGTATGTTCTCGTTAAATCACTTCTTGATCGAAGCGAGTTCAGTTGGAATGAATCTACTGGGGTTATAATAGGTACAGATGAAGCCTGGTTTGATTTTACCAAGGTAGGATATACTCTATCAATGCTTGTTTTGTGTGAATGAAATCTCCTTCAATCCCTTGAACCCCAGGTCATACATGTTCTTCATTGACAGGGTCATCCAGATGCTGAAACCATAAAAGCCAGCGGCTGCTCAATTTACAAACAGCTTTGTACTATTTTCTCAGAGCCAATGACCAATTGGAAGCATGACTACTCTGCTGAACTTGGTGGACAAGTTCCTTCCTCACTTCCTTCTTTGGAACCATTGAGCAGAATTCAAGAAGAGTCCTCGTCCTCGTCTGAGGAAGTAGAGGATGTAGCAGATGATCCAGATGCAGTTCAACCTTCTGCTTCTGTTTTGATTAGTAGTCACAAAAGGGGACGCAGGGGAATTGATGATGCTATTGCTGCTGCAATATTGGAGATGGCAGCAACTTCGAAGCTGAGAACAGCCGCTGTAACACAACGTAATGCCAGATATAGTATACTTCGTTGTATAAAAGAATTGGATGAGATTGAAGGCCTTGAAGAGCGAGTCTACTTTGCTGCTCTGGAGTTATTCAACAATCCTAATGCTAGAGAAATATTCTTGTATTCTTGTCTCTCAAAGGAGATAAGCGCTTGACTTGGTTGCACTGCAAGTGCGTTGCTCCATCCAATGCACTAGAGTGATAGAAGGCAACATTTTAGAAGAGCGAGTCTACTTTGCTGCTCTGGAGCTATTCAACAATCCAAATGCTAGAGAAATGTTTTTGTCTCTCAAAGGAGATAAGCGCTTGACTTGGTTGCACTGCAAGTGCGTTGCTTCATCCAATGCACTAGAGTGATAGAAGGCAACATCTTATTGTTTATTAGATTAGACAAACCCATTCTTATATTGGCAACCTGTTAGAAACTCAAATATATGACTTTTTCAATCATCAAGCTCTTTTAAGCTTTGGCACTGACACCCAGAACTTTTAGCAGAAAATGTATTTGAATGTGCTTGGTTAATGAAAATTGAGGCATAGATTTGATCACCGTTGTTTGCTTTTCTGAAACTGGATCCTTTATTCAGGCATGGAGAAAGGGCCATTATGTGTTTTCGGACTGTGTCTTAACAAATTTCCATTGCCATTGCCTGTGAATCTCAGATGTTGGCTCATTAGAAGGGATCTACTTTTAGTTGCTGATCCATGCGTGTGAACCTGCTGGATCTCATACAAGCTTCTCCATATTACACATCAATCTGCATAACAAGCAAAATTATACCTTTAAACTACATAGTTATATCTCCAAACCTCAGTTATGGTAAAGAAAGTTGCGCAGAAAAAACGATATCAATTGTGTTGTAACGTTCTTTATGTTGCCACTGAAACAGCATTACCTGCGTTATCCTTTGTtttatgaatgttatttaaatcaaatagaaataCTTCTTCTGTCAATTAGTAGAATGCAATGAAAAACTGATAAAGTAATCTGAATATCTCTTTATCAAAAGATTTGGGCAAATGCAATGCAAAATCTAAACGAAAGTGTTTTTTATTATCTTGATGGGTGTGGATGCGCCTTATTTGAGAGGCAtacataaataaaatgtaaataatacTTAAGGCTACAACCTTAAGAACTGCTACCCTTTCTTTTTCAGGAATAGGAGTCAAGTAGGTAAGGAGAACAAGTAATCTGAATATCTCTTTATCAAAAGATTTGGGCAAATGCAATGCAAAATCTAAACGAAAGTGTTTTTTATTATCTTGATGGGTGTGGATGCGCCTTATTTGAGAGGCAtacataaataaaatgtaaataatacTTAAGGCTACAACCTTAAGAACTGCTACCCTTCCTTTTCAGGTATAGGAGTCAAGTAGGTAAGGAGAACAAGTTCATCTCCACCCTTAGAATATTAAGTTACTTACGAAACTAAATTAGTTAATCAACTTCAGGCTCTAGGACTCAAAGAAAGAGTAATATCTTGGAAGACCTTAAGCCTCTTATCAGTTTTCTTTGGAAACATCCTTTGAGTCACTGCTTCATTTGCTGGGCCTAGAACTGCTGCTGCAATGATAGCCTCTTCAAAGTCTTGGCTATCTGGTAATAAATCAACCAATTTGTCTCCTTTCTCTTCAGTTGAAAGAGAGAGCCTTCTTCTAGTCTTAATCTCCGGTTTTTCCGGTTCTGCAGATAAAAGCTTTGTGCAGTCTCCACCCATTTCATTCACTCTCATAGAGTTAGCTGAGTTTCCTGACCGTGTTCTTTTAAGGGTCTCATGCAATTGATTCACAACTGGAGCTTTCACCTCCTTCACCAACTTTGACGAGTAGAAGGGCGGTGCATCGATATTTAGAGAATTTCCGAAAGGAAGAGCAACTGGTTTTGGTTGAGGGATCACCACTTGGCTTACCATTACATTCGAATTGATGTTCTCATCAGCAAAATCATCTTGGGGTATAACTGCATTTGATTTTGGCAAGCTGATGGGGTCCTTGCAAGGCTGAGGTTGCCAAATTGATGAAGAACCAAGGAAGGCGTCAAAGAGCCGGCTTTGTTCGACCCGATCCCCTCCTCCTTTATTCATCATCTCCGACTCAAGATCCTGGAGCATCTGCTGTGCCCTCTCATAGGCCTTAAGATGGGAATCTACCCCTCTTGGTCCATCAGCCACTGCTGGTTTCACTCTTCGCAAGGTTTCTTTAGCCTCCCCAATTCTACCTTGCTTCATCAAACAAATACCCCGGTTACACATCTTGTTATTATCGGCAGCAATCGAAAGTGCCCGCCGATAAGCATCTTCTGCTTCGATATAGTTGTTTTGCTGCATCAATGCCCAGCCCAAGTTTCCCTGAAAACGGAAAGTTTCTTAAATTCATGTATCCGTTTTAAGGTTTACCAGCAAAGATGAAAAGATTGAAGGCTTACCAGCAACCGTGTGGCTTCTTGCTCGACAGAGACCTGAAATTTCTTTCCTTGAGATCGGGCTGTCTTGGTGCGCTTTCCATTGAAAGCCAGTCCTTGTTGAATCAAATACAATTTGTGCTTCAACAATGCTATTTGGTCATCCAACCTTCCACATCTCTGTAGAATTATAATAACCATCATCTGTTAAAGACCAATACaagtttatataatatttaatgttTACATTGGTGTAACAAGACCTTGTAGAGATCCAATAGAATGTTATCAAGAGACTCCTGCGCTTGATCTGAGCATCTACTACGGAGAGACTTGATAGCTTCAATGGCTTCCTCTGCTCTATTTTGCTGCTTCATTACAATGGCCATGTCTTTCAAAGCACTATCAACTCTATCCCCTGCATTTATGGCTGCCCAAAACAAAGGAATCGCCCTCTCCGGATCTTTTTCTACCAACtgaaaacaaaagtaaaattaataaagaagattTCAACTCTTGTACAATCAACTGGAAGACACCCAGAAACTTACTTGAACGTTCTTGGCTCTAACATAAGGAGTGTCACCGACTGGGACTTTGTGGATGGCATGGAAGGACTCGGAGCGAGTTCTCAGAACCCCGAGGGGCTTTGCCGGAGAAGTGGGGGCCGATTTAGAAGGCCTGAATCCAGGAGGAGCGTTCCACACATCTTGCAACATCTTCGAAAACCCACTTTCTTTTTCTGATTTCCTTTTAGTATTTATGAAATTTGATATCGAAGATGATGAAAGATAAGAGGGGAGTTTCTGAGAGAAGCGAAGCGAGTGCCAGGAAAAGAATAGAACCGATTTAGAGAGAGGTTTTgggataaaatttttttttgaaattttcgacCGTTGTGGTTACCGTTTTGGGTACTAGCCGTTGGCTAAAGCATGGACTGAACAggatttctttaataatttatttagccacATAAgaaatatttcatattattatatttatggttaATGTACTAATTACCCTAAAATTGCACCCAATTATCACTTTGACACttaaacaacttttttttatcaGTTTACTGCTTGAAATTTTCATTTCGTTATCAGTTTTCCCCAGCAGTTAATGACAttaaaaaactttattttcttaaaatatttttttaaaaaagaaatacggAAAAAATAGCAGAAAGTTCAGaagaattctattttttttaaaaaaatcacaataatACACAGAATTATATAAAATcccagaaattttaaaaatatttatttttatttttaaaaacacattaaacacaataaagagaaaataaaaaaatttaaagaaataaaaaaaacttaacaaatgaaaaatatatgggaAGTTATATAacttttttagaaatttaaaaatatatatttctttttaaaaaacacaTTAGCGAAAATAcaaaaattgtcaaaaaaaaatttgaaaaaactttttttaaaataagaacaaCTATGAAAAGCTttaaaatcactttttttttaatgtgttaagggattgaaaatttcaaataccAAGTTGATACAAAATATTATTTGGATACCAAAGTGATAATTGGGTGCAACTTGGGGGGGGGGGGATAGCACATTAACCCTTATATTTATTTACCTTCTAAATCATGATAGAGTAAAGTTAGGCGCCTGGTGGCATTCCAGCTTTCCTTCTCCCTTCAGGACCTATCCGAAAGAGAATCCAGTATTTCTCGGTCGTGAATATCTGAATAGGGCGAACCGCCCCGTGGATATCTTTGCTTCGGAACAAAACAATTAGAATAGAATTAGGCTCGGTCAACTAGAGTGTGTATTATCCATATATTATCCATATAGGGGATCCTCCAGTTGAGAAGATCCATCGACCTGAGACGAAGAGAAAGGTCtatctattttatttagttattcaGTTAAACCAATGATTCGTTAGTGGAGCAGATAGCAACAACCATTTCATTCGACATgcgtattttttattttccaatggATTTACATAgagtaaaaatttgaaagttaaaatgtattgtaagccatatacactttgtatatttaaaatttagtatttctattttgatttcaagaatttagtcattctatttttcaaatttaaaaattcagatCTAGTTGTTATCatcgttatttttttaaaaaaatattggtgtgacattttaaaattaaaattttctattagacATTGTACTTTTTGTAAGTTATTGATTTAGTACTTGTACTTTtctttgatcaattttagtctacATACTTTTCAAGTTGGTTaattttagtccttgtacttttcaatttttgaaaatttagtcttGACCAGATGGCAAcagttaaattctactattagtcttGTATTATGCATAAAGTTAGAGATTTAGTCCATGTTCTCCTTAgttgctattttttttaatttcaaatttttaattttgtaacaccctttacccatttCAATCGTTGGACCAAAGTTACGAAATGTTACCAAAGTAATCGAaactaaaaactttaaaattaaagcatgcaACATTCGCTCCTATCTCAATTGTAATCATATGATAACTTTCAAATAGAAATCGAGACCAaatcaagcttacgaaagctctattAGTGACCCGGGCATGActtaggaccaaattgcaaaattttaaaagtttaaactCCACATCATGATGAACCATTCCCACGTCGTGGTGTTGTCAAGATAGTGAGTCATGTCAAAATCTCGAACCATCTAATGTCGGGATGTCACATACTTTCTTTTGACATTTCGAGGAGGAGGATTTCATAACTAAGTCTAGAATGAACAAAAGACTATTGAATCGAAGATTGAATAGTGTGAGTTCCGAGTTGGTCCAATTTTCACATTCTACAAAAGATAACTACATGACAAGAAAACAACAACATAGTAAGTATTTAAAATTCTTAACAAGTTCATAAGCATAGAATGTTAACTTACCttatttacaaatttataaataatatctaAATAACTTGTCAATCTAAACCTAATCATGACAATACAATTCTACGAGATAAGATTACATGTTCACTTCTTATACAATTCATTTACATGTAACTCTAGAGTAACTTAATACCTTAAAAGTATACCAAGGTTATTACAAATTCAACCATAGACATGTACATATTATTCCATATTGAAATCATTTCTctattactattcatttatcctGAGGAGCACTGGTAAAACAAATAAGGGCACTAAAGTGCAATTAATGGCATCGGAGTGCAATCAGGGGCAGCTTTCTTTACAAATCAGTCTGAATATTACCCTTTTGTACTAATATATATACAACTCAAATTATATATTCACATGTAaactttataattcaattatcTATAATAATCAAATGTAATGAtgctatatgaacttacctggcaaaaATCATGGTAAACAAAATGTCAGGGGCTAAtagtaattttctctttttctcgatTATC
It includes:
- the LOC107895837 gene encoding L10-interacting MYB domain-containing protein, which translates into the protein MASRVTRSRRQQQPSQQQEQHPRVRWTTFLTKTLADLLVEQVHGGNRHNNSFNKRAWKSMCDEFYEKTSLKWDKEQLKNRYGVLRRQYVLVKSLLDRSEFSWNESTGVIIGTDEAWFDFTKGHPDAETIKASGCSIYKQLCTIFSEPMTNWKHDYSAELGGQVPSSLPSLEPLSRIQEESSSSSEEVEDVADDPDAVQPSASVLISSHKRGRRGIDDAIAAAILEMAATSKLRTAAVTQRNARYSILRCIKELDEIEGLEERVYFAALELFNNPNAREIFLYSCLSKEISA
- the LOC107895830 gene encoding protein POLLENLESS 3-LIKE 2, with translation MLQDVWNAPPGFRPSKSAPTSPAKPLGVLRTRSESFHAIHKVPVGDTPYVRAKNVQLVEKDPERAIPLFWAAINAGDRVDSALKDMAIVMKQQNRAEEAIEAIKSLRSRCSDQAQESLDNILLDLYKRCGRLDDQIALLKHKLYLIQQGLAFNGKRTKTARSQGKKFQVSVEQEATRLLGNLGWALMQQNNYIEAEDAYRRALSIAADNNKMCNRGICLMKQGRIGEAKETLRRVKPAVADGPRGVDSHLKAYERAQQMLQDLESEMMNKGGGDRVEQSRLFDAFLGSSSIWQPQPCKDPISLPKSNAVIPQDDFADENINSNVMVSQVVIPQPKPVALPFGNSLNIDAPPFYSSKLVKEVKAPVVNQLHETLKRTRSGNSANSMRVNEMGGDCTKLLSAEPEKPEIKTRRRLSLSTEEKGDKLVDLLPDSQDFEEAIIAAAVLGPANEAVTQRMFPKKTDKRLKVFQDITLSLSPRA